Below is a genomic region from Parafrankia irregularis.
GTCCCTCGCTTGGCGGACGAGCAGCTACAGCCAGCCGCGTGGAAACTGCGTCGAATGGGCACCCGGTGCGGGCTCGGCGTTCGTACGGGACTCCAAGGACCGCGCCGGGGGCACGCTGGTGTTCTCGGAACGGTCCTGGTCGTCGTTCGTCAGCGCCATCCGCACCGGCGCGCTGAGCTGACGTCAGCGGCCTGAGTCGGCCAGCCCGCCGCCCGGCTCGCTTCCGGTACCGTCCCGGGACCGCGAACGGCCGGGCGGCGGGCGTGCGGAGACCGCCCTGAGTACGTCAGGACGTCACCATCAGGACGTCACCGTCGAGACGTCAGGACGTCAGGTCGAACTCGCCATCCGCGAGGCCGGCGAGGAAGTCATCCCACTCCGCGTCGGTGAACAGCAGGACCGTGCCGACAGGCTGGTCCGAGTCACGCATGGCCATGCCACCTGGGACCCTCGCCACCTCCACACGGTTGAGCTCGCCCTCCTCCGCCGCGGCGGAGCGCCACGACGCGCTGGCGAGATCCCGGTGGGTATAGGAGAACTTGCGCGGCACTGGTACGGCCCCCCGACCTGGTCAGAGCGGATATGGGTTGCGGTTGCCAGGGCAGGCGGGCGACCCGCGCCGACCGGCGCAGCCCTGAGGAATCACCACCCTAGAAGCCTTGACGCGGCCCGGCGCGCAGGTTGCACGGCGAGTCACCACCGGTGACAACAAGCGGCCACAGTCATTCGGCCAGCCCCTCCCAGGGCTCCCGGTCGGGCGATACCGCGCGCCCCTGCGGGCAGTGCCGCCGGAAGTCACACCAGGAGCACAGCGGGCCCGGGCTCGGCGCGAACACGGCATCCGCATCCGCACCGGCGCGCAGCCGGTCGGTCGCCTCGGTGATGTCACTCGCGACGGACTCCGCGCGCTGCACATGCCGCTGGAGCGAGGCGTCGGTGTGCTCGGCGACGGCGACCGTGCCGCTGGGCAGATGGTGCAGCTCCACCCGGCGGCACGGGGTGCGCAGCATCCGCCCGGCGGCCAGGGCGTAGAGCGCCAGCGCGGACGACCCACGGGCGTCGGCCTCGGTGAGCGGGCGCCGCCCGGTCTTGTAGTCGACCACGACGAGCTCACCGGCCCGCTGGTCGAGACGGTCGACGCGGCCGTGGAAGGCCAGCTGCTCGGTGCGGGTGGCCACCTGACGCTCCACGGCCCGCGGCTCGGCGGCGGGGTCGAGCCCGGCGGTGTAGCCCTCGACCATCGCCGCGGCGCGCTCGCGCCAGGCCGCCGACTGCTCCCGGTCGCGGAAACCGTCGGTGACCCACGCCATGCGCAGCAGCCCGCCGGCGCGTTCCGGAGTCCGCGCCGGCAGCGGGACGTCCCACCAGCGGTGCAACGCGTTGTGCACACTGACGCCGACGGATGTGTGCGCCCACGGCGGGCCCTTGGGCGGCGCCGGGCGATCCAGGTAGGTCATCCGGTATCGGCGCGGGCAGTCCTCGAACGCAGCCA
It encodes:
- a CDS encoding DUF397 domain-containing protein yields the protein MNAYTSGAGKGGVESLAWRTSSYSQPRGNCVEWAPGAGSAFVRDSKDRAGGTLVFSERSWSSFVSAIRTGALS
- a CDS encoding DUF397 domain-containing protein; amino-acid sequence: MPRKFSYTHRDLASASWRSAAAEEGELNRVEVARVPGGMAMRDSDQPVGTVLLFTDAEWDDFLAGLADGEFDLTS
- a CDS encoding RecB family exonuclease, encoding MDQMELAGMPRRLFSCTPSRLAAFEDCPRRYRMTYLDRPAPPKGPPWAHTSVGVSVHNALHRWWDVPLPARTPERAGGLLRMAWVTDGFRDREQSAAWRERAAAMVEGYTAGLDPAAEPRAVERQVATRTEQLAFHGRVDRLDQRAGELVVVDYKTGRRPLTEADARGSSALALYALAAGRMLRTPCRRVELHHLPSGTVAVAEHTDASLQRHVQRAESVASDITEATDRLRAGADADAVFAPSPGPLCSWCDFRRHCPQGRAVSPDREPWEGLAE